A genomic window from Flavobacterium johnsoniae includes:
- the mazG gene encoding nucleoside triphosphate pyrophosphohydrolase, with protein sequence MNRQNQLKAFERLLNIMDELREQCPWDKKQTLQTLRHLTIEETYELGDAILDNDLNEVKKELGDLLLHIVFYAKIGSETSDFDIADVCNEICEKLIHRHPHIYGDVKVENEEEVKQNWEKLKLKEGKKSVLEGVPRSLPALVKASRIQDKVKGVGFDWEEPHQVWDKVQEELQELQEEVQSGNQDKIEDEFGDVLFSMINYARFLNVNPEDALERTNKKFIKRFQYLEGKADELGKPLMDMTLAEMDVFWNEAKKL encoded by the coding sequence ATGAATAGACAAAATCAGTTAAAAGCGTTTGAAAGATTATTAAATATCATGGACGAACTTCGTGAACAATGTCCGTGGGATAAAAAGCAAACCCTACAGACATTGAGACATTTAACGATTGAAGAAACCTACGAATTAGGCGATGCTATTTTGGATAATGATTTAAATGAAGTTAAAAAAGAACTTGGAGATTTGTTGCTTCACATTGTTTTTTACGCTAAAATCGGTAGCGAAACCAGTGATTTTGATATTGCAGACGTTTGCAATGAAATCTGCGAAAAACTAATTCATCGCCATCCTCATATTTACGGAGATGTAAAAGTGGAGAATGAAGAAGAAGTAAAACAAAACTGGGAAAAGTTAAAACTAAAAGAAGGAAAAAAATCTGTTTTAGAAGGAGTTCCAAGAAGTCTTCCTGCATTGGTAAAAGCGAGCAGAATTCAAGATAAGGTAAAAGGTGTAGGTTTTGACTGGGAAGAACCTCATCAAGTTTGGGATAAAGTTCAAGAAGAATTACAAGAACTGCAAGAGGAAGTTCAATCTGGAAACCAAGATAAAATAGAAGATGAGTTCGGCGATGTATTATTCTCGATGATTAATTACGCTCGATTTTTAAATGTAAATCCAGAAGATGCTTTAGAAAGAACCAATAAAAAGTTTATTAAACGTTTTCAATATCTTGAAGGCAAAGCAGATGAATTAGGAAAACCACTAATGGATATGACACTCGCAGAAATGGATGTTTTCTGGAATGAAGCTAAAAAGCTTTAA
- a CDS encoding heavy metal translocating P-type ATPase encodes MREQSCFHCGLSIEQNEEIEFDDKKFCCTGCKTVYEIFSVNDLTSYYDFEKSPGATPLDIKGKYDFLENESILSKILEFQEGNTAIVSLNIPHIHCSSCIWILENLNRLQSGISISQVNFHEKKVRITFNSNIVSLKEIVYLLSSIGYEPYISLENYGNAKAKVDRSLTYKLGVAFFCFGNIMLLSFPEYFEMKEFWLDSYKPFFRLLIFLLALPSFLYSASGYYVSAYHSIKTRMLNIDIPIALGIIVMFIRSTYDMLMDHGPGFFDSLASLVFFMLLGKMFQIKTYSFLSFERDFKSYFPIAVTKINKDTSEDNVAIYDVIKGDRLLIRNQELIPVDGILISENAEIDYSFVTGEAVPITKKSGDKIFAGGKQIGKVIEMEVLHSVSQSYLTQLWSNEIFQKKVDQKHKTITDAISRYFTPILLLIAFAGFGYWVSIDANIAFNVFTAVLIVACPCALALTAPFTFGNILRILGKKKFYLKNAVVIEQLAKVDTIVFDKTGTITTNKKSNILYEGNTISDENIILIKNVLRGSNHPLSRMLYDFLPETKRIAVESFQEITGKGILAVIETKEIKIGSGQFVHDIATDGSEIEKTALHIKIGGIYFGKFTFQNQYREGLEKLFSTLSKDYKIKVLSGDNDGERANLEAILPKGTELIFNQKPEQKLEFIKKLQDQGQNVMMVGDGLNDAGALAQSNVGISISENVNVFSPACDAILDATEFSRLNYFLKLSKKAIFIIKMSFTLSLLYNVVGLAFAVTGNLQPLVAAIIMPLSTITIVSFVTFMSNYFSNRNLE; translated from the coding sequence ATGAGGGAGCAAAGTTGTTTTCATTGTGGTTTATCTATTGAACAAAATGAAGAAATTGAGTTTGATGATAAGAAGTTTTGTTGTACAGGCTGTAAAACGGTTTACGAAATTTTCAGCGTTAATGACTTGACCTCTTATTATGATTTTGAAAAATCGCCTGGTGCCACGCCGCTTGACATCAAAGGCAAATACGACTTTTTAGAGAACGAATCGATACTTTCTAAAATTTTAGAATTTCAGGAAGGAAATACAGCAATTGTTTCTTTAAATATTCCACACATTCATTGCAGTTCTTGTATTTGGATTTTAGAAAATCTAAACCGTCTTCAGTCAGGAATCAGTATTTCTCAGGTTAATTTCCATGAAAAGAAAGTTCGAATTACGTTTAACTCAAATATAGTTTCTTTAAAAGAGATTGTTTATTTATTGAGTTCAATCGGCTATGAACCCTATATTAGTTTAGAAAATTATGGAAATGCAAAGGCAAAGGTTGACAGAAGTTTAACGTATAAGCTAGGAGTTGCTTTTTTCTGTTTTGGAAATATTATGCTGCTTTCATTTCCAGAATATTTCGAAATGAAAGAATTTTGGCTAGATAGTTACAAACCATTTTTTAGACTGCTTATTTTTCTTTTAGCATTACCAAGTTTTTTATATTCGGCGAGTGGTTATTATGTTTCTGCTTATCATAGCATTAAAACTAGAATGCTTAATATTGATATTCCAATTGCATTAGGAATTATTGTAATGTTTATTCGAAGCACTTACGATATGTTAATGGATCACGGACCTGGTTTTTTTGACAGTTTAGCCAGTTTAGTATTTTTCATGCTTCTTGGTAAAATGTTTCAGATTAAAACATATAGTTTTTTAAGTTTCGAAAGGGATTTTAAATCGTATTTTCCAATTGCTGTTACAAAAATAAATAAAGATACTTCAGAAGATAATGTTGCCATTTATGATGTTATAAAAGGCGATCGTTTATTGATTCGCAACCAAGAACTTATTCCAGTTGATGGAATATTGATAAGTGAAAATGCCGAAATTGATTATAGTTTTGTGACTGGAGAAGCTGTTCCGATTACTAAAAAATCTGGTGATAAGATTTTTGCAGGAGGAAAACAAATTGGAAAAGTCATAGAAATGGAAGTTTTGCATTCGGTTTCACAAAGTTATTTGACTCAATTATGGAGTAACGAGATTTTTCAGAAGAAAGTAGATCAAAAACACAAAACCATAACAGATGCGATAAGCCGTTATTTTACACCAATACTATTATTGATTGCCTTTGCTGGTTTTGGTTACTGGGTATCTATAGATGCAAATATTGCTTTTAATGTATTTACTGCGGTTTTAATTGTTGCTTGTCCTTGCGCGTTAGCATTAACGGCTCCATTTACTTTTGGTAATATTTTGAGAATTTTAGGAAAGAAGAAATTCTATCTGAAAAACGCCGTCGTGATAGAACAGCTGGCTAAAGTTGATACGATTGTTTTTGATAAAACGGGAACTATTACAACCAATAAAAAATCAAATATTCTTTACGAAGGAAATACTATTTCTGACGAGAATATCATTTTGATTAAGAATGTTTTACGAGGTTCAAATCATCCGTTAAGCCGCATGCTTTACGATTTTCTGCCAGAAACAAAACGCATTGCTGTAGAGAGTTTTCAAGAAATTACTGGAAAAGGAATTTTGGCTGTAATTGAAACTAAGGAAATTAAGATTGGTTCAGGTCAATTTGTACATGATATAGCTACAGATGGTTCGGAAATTGAGAAAACAGCTTTACATATTAAAATAGGAGGGATTTATTTTGGAAAATTTACTTTTCAAAATCAGTATCGTGAAGGTTTAGAAAAACTCTTTTCGACCTTGAGTAAAGATTATAAGATTAAAGTACTTTCAGGAGATAATGACGGTGAAAGGGCGAATTTAGAAGCGATTCTTCCTAAAGGCACTGAATTGATTTTCAACCAGAAACCTGAACAAAAACTCGAATTCATCAAAAAGCTTCAAGATCAAGGACAAAATGTAATGATGGTCGGCGATGGACTAAATGACGCTGGTGCATTAGCGCAAAGTAATGTTGGAATTTCTATTTCAGAGAATGTAAATGTGTTTTCTCCAGCATGTGATGCGATATTAGATGCTACAGAGTTTTCACGTTTAAATTATTTTTTAAAACTTTCAAAAAAAGCAATTTTTATCATTAAGATGAGCTTTACTTTATCATTGCTTTACAACGTTGTTGGGCTAGCGTTTGCAGTCACAGGAAACCTTCAGCCTTTGGTTGCGGCAATCATAATGCCATTGAGTACAATCACTATTGTAAGTTTTGTAACTTTTATGTCTAACTATTTCAGTAACAGAAATTTAGAATAG
- the ccoS gene encoding cbb3-type cytochrome oxidase assembly protein CcoS produces the protein MSVIYLLISVSIFVAICFFIAFIIAVKSGQYDDDYTPSVRILFDDETKIISQNNNSPIEEKQV, from the coding sequence ATGAGTGTTATTTATCTTTTAATTTCAGTAAGTATTTTCGTGGCAATTTGTTTCTTCATTGCTTTCATTATTGCTGTCAAATCTGGCCAGTACGACGACGATTATACACCTTCTGTCAGAATTCTTTTTGACGATGAGACCAAAATTATTTCCCAAAATAATAATTCACCAATAGAAGAAAAACAAGTATAA
- a CDS encoding cbb3-type cytochrome c oxidase N-terminal domain-containing protein produces MKKFFPVYVRLPLIFFIVFGLMEYFIDSGDKPGFVKFPMVSVFLFVFLFILIAIEITLSAVNRVMYQLMTPEEKAKKEYEESLSLKESTWFKNLIQRLTKTSPIEKEGELLMDHDYDGIKELDNNLPPWWVYLFYICIIFGVIYVVRYDVLGADNQEMELKKEMAQAKIDVEEYLKTAPDLMDEKTVVLLTDEPSLATGKEIFTTNCAACHRADGGGQIGPNLTDDRWILGGGIKNLFHTITNGGRDGKGMISWKGTLKPKEIQKVASYILSLQGSNPKDPKEPEGEVWVDESAPINDATAVAPKTDTTQVKK; encoded by the coding sequence ATGAAAAAGTTTTTCCCAGTATATGTTAGATTACCGTTGATTTTTTTCATCGTATTTGGTTTGATGGAGTATTTTATTGACTCTGGAGATAAACCAGGGTTTGTAAAATTTCCGATGGTTTCCGTTTTCTTGTTTGTCTTCTTATTCATTTTAATTGCTATTGAAATTACGCTTAGCGCTGTAAACCGTGTTATGTATCAATTAATGACACCAGAAGAAAAAGCGAAAAAAGAATATGAAGAAAGTTTAAGCTTAAAAGAAAGCACATGGTTTAAAAACCTAATTCAAAGGCTAACGAAAACATCACCAATTGAAAAAGAAGGCGAACTTTTAATGGATCATGATTATGATGGAATTAAAGAACTTGACAACAATTTACCGCCTTGGTGGGTGTATTTGTTCTATATCTGTATCATTTTCGGTGTAATCTATGTTGTTCGTTACGATGTTCTTGGAGCTGACAATCAAGAAATGGAGTTGAAGAAAGAGATGGCTCAGGCAAAAATTGATGTTGAAGAATATCTAAAAACAGCACCAGATTTAATGGATGAAAAAACAGTTGTTCTACTTACCGATGAACCAAGTTTAGCAACCGGAAAAGAAATTTTTACAACAAACTGTGCGGCTTGCCACAGAGCAGATGGAGGGGGACAAATTGGACCAAACTTAACAGATGACCGCTGGATTTTAGGAGGAGGAATTAAAAATCTATTCCACACCATTACAAACGGAGGTAGAGACGGTAAAGGTATGATTTCGTGGAAAGGAACTCTTAAACCAAAAGAAATTCAGAAGGTTGCCAGTTATATTTTGTCTTTACAAGGAAGTAATCCGAAAGATCCAAAAGAACCAGAAGGAGAGGTTTGGGTAGATGAAAGCGCTCCAATAAACGATGCAACAGCTGTTGCTCCGAAAACAGATACCACACAAGTTAAAAAATAA
- the ccoN gene encoding cytochrome-c oxidase, cbb3-type subunit I, which produces MEMEQFYYDNKIVKKFIYATILFGVVGMLVGLTLAVMYLFPNITDGISWLSYGRLRPLHTNAVIFAFVGNAFFAGMYYSMQRLLKARMFSDFLSNLHFWGWQLIIVAAAITLPLGYTSSKEYAELEWPIDIAIALIWVVMGINMIGTMLRRRERHLYVAIWFYLATFVTVAVLHIFNNIEIPVSALKSYSVYAGVQDALVQWWYGHNAVAFFLTTPFLGLMYYFVPKIANRPVYSYRLSIIHFWSLIFIYIWAGPHHLLYSALPNWAQNLGVAFSVMLIAPSWGGMINGLLTLRGAWDKVREEPVLKFFVVAITGYGMATFEGPMLSLKNVNAIAHYTDWIVAHVHVGALAWNGFMSFAIIYWLIPRMTKTDLFSKKLANFHFWIGTLGIIVYTIPLYVAGFQQASMWKQFNPDGTLTYGNFLETVTAIMPMYWMRAIGGSLYLIGMLTLVYNIIMTVKQGSPVEDELAQAPALQRISSGRVRGEKFHSWLERKPIQLTILATIAILIGGVIQIVPTIMVKSNIPTISSVKPYTPLELEGRDLYIREGCVGCHSQSVRPFRSEVERYGVQSKAGEFVYDHPFLWGSKRTGPDLLRVGGKYNDNWHFNHMWNPQSTSAGSIMPGYKWLFDNKPMDISLTQKKMQAMISLGVPYSPADVANAQRTLREQAVKIEKSLESDPDFVKSYEDSKKKAVAKGEKFIPMNEREIVALIAYIQRLGTDIKVKETK; this is translated from the coding sequence ATGGAAATGGAACAGTTTTATTACGACAACAAAATTGTAAAAAAATTCATTTATGCCACAATACTCTTTGGAGTTGTGGGTATGTTAGTAGGGCTTACCTTGGCGGTAATGTACCTTTTTCCCAACATAACAGATGGGATTTCGTGGCTTAGTTACGGTCGTTTAAGACCATTACACACCAATGCCGTTATTTTTGCCTTTGTGGGTAACGCATTCTTTGCCGGAATGTATTATTCTATGCAGAGATTATTAAAAGCCAGAATGTTTAGTGATTTTTTAAGTAACCTTCATTTCTGGGGCTGGCAGTTAATTATTGTTGCTGCAGCGATTACACTTCCGTTAGGTTATACTTCTTCTAAAGAATATGCAGAGCTGGAGTGGCCAATTGATATTGCAATCGCTTTAATTTGGGTTGTAATGGGGATTAACATGATTGGTACAATGTTACGCCGTAGAGAGCGCCATCTATATGTAGCAATCTGGTTTTATCTTGCAACATTTGTAACAGTAGCGGTACTGCACATTTTTAACAATATCGAAATTCCAGTTTCGGCTTTAAAAAGTTATTCTGTTTACGCTGGTGTTCAAGATGCACTTGTACAATGGTGGTACGGACACAATGCGGTGGCATTTTTCCTTACAACTCCGTTTTTAGGATTAATGTATTATTTCGTTCCTAAAATTGCCAATAGACCTGTTTACTCATATAGATTATCTATTATTCACTTTTGGTCTTTAATCTTTATTTATATCTGGGCTGGGCCTCACCATTTATTATATTCTGCTTTGCCAAACTGGGCACAGAATTTAGGAGTTGCATTCTCAGTAATGTTAATTGCTCCATCTTGGGGAGGTATGATTAATGGACTTTTAACGCTGAGAGGTGCTTGGGATAAAGTTCGTGAAGAACCAGTTTTAAAATTCTTTGTAGTAGCAATTACAGGTTACGGAATGGCAACGTTTGAGGGACCAATGCTTTCTCTTAAAAATGTAAATGCTATCGCGCACTATACTGACTGGATCGTTGCTCACGTACACGTTGGAGCGTTGGCTTGGAATGGTTTTATGTCGTTTGCTATTATTTATTGGTTAATTCCTCGAATGACAAAAACCGATTTGTTCTCTAAGAAATTAGCAAACTTCCATTTCTGGATTGGAACTTTAGGTATTATCGTTTATACAATTCCATTATATGTAGCAGGTTTTCAACAAGCTTCTATGTGGAAACAGTTTAATCCAGACGGGACTTTAACTTATGGTAACTTCCTTGAAACCGTAACGGCTATTATGCCAATGTATTGGATGAGAGCTATCGGTGGTAGTTTATACTTAATTGGTATGCTGACATTGGTTTACAATATCATAATGACAGTTAAACAAGGTTCTCCAGTTGAAGACGAATTAGCTCAGGCTCCTGCTTTGCAAAGAATCAGCAGCGGAAGAGTGAGAGGGGAGAAATTCCACTCTTGGTTAGAAAGAAAACCAATTCAATTAACAATTTTAGCGACGATTGCTATTTTAATTGGAGGTGTCATTCAGATTGTACCAACGATTATGGTGAAATCAAATATTCCGACAATTTCGAGTGTAAAACCATACACACCTTTAGAATTAGAAGGGCGTGATTTATACATCAGAGAAGGTTGTGTAGGATGTCACTCTCAATCAGTTCGTCCATTCAGAAGTGAAGTTGAGCGTTATGGTGTTCAATCTAAAGCGGGTGAATTTGTTTACGACCATCCATTCTTATGGGGATCAAAACGTACAGGTCCTGATTTATTGAGAGTTGGAGGAAAATACAACGACAACTGGCACTTTAACCATATGTGGAATCCACAAAGTACGTCTGCAGGATCTATTATGCCAGGTTATAAATGGCTTTTTGATAATAAACCAATGGATATTTCATTGACGCAAAAGAAAATGCAGGCCATGATTTCATTAGGTGTCCCATATTCTCCAGCAGATGTTGCAAATGCACAAAGAACTTTAAGAGAACAGGCGGTTAAAATTGAAAAAAGCTTAGAAAGTGATCCTGATTTTGTGAAAAGTTATGAAGACAGCAAGAAAAAAGCTGTTGCAAAAGGAGAGAAATTCATTCCGATGAATGAAAGAGAAATCGTTGCTTTGATCGCTTATATTCAAAGACTTGGTACTGATATTAAAGTAAAAGAAACTAAATAA
- a CDS encoding Crp/Fnr family transcriptional regulator — MNKCDQCIVRQLSSLKALNKEEVIKLANSKTTYKIKKGEALFEEGEVTNGVFCVKDGVGKLSKLSANGKDQIVKLVKSGELLGQRSMISNEPANLTAKAIADMEVCFIPKTEIINFFNSNNQFSLNMMQSVCEDLKESENEKIALVQKTVKQRLAETLLHLHDEFGEDTDKTLKVQLTREELAGIIGTATESCIRLLSDFNKLGLIELVGKKIMLKDVRALKKLADN; from the coding sequence ATGAATAAATGTGATCAATGCATTGTACGTCAGCTAAGCTCTTTAAAAGCACTTAATAAAGAGGAAGTTATAAAATTAGCAAACAGCAAAACCACTTATAAAATTAAAAAAGGTGAAGCGCTTTTTGAAGAAGGCGAAGTTACCAATGGTGTTTTTTGTGTAAAAGATGGCGTTGGAAAACTTTCTAAATTGAGCGCAAACGGAAAAGATCAAATTGTAAAACTGGTAAAATCTGGTGAACTTCTTGGACAGCGCTCGATGATTAGTAATGAGCCTGCAAACTTGACAGCAAAAGCAATTGCAGATATGGAAGTTTGTTTTATTCCGAAAACAGAAATCATAAATTTCTTTAACAGCAATAATCAGTTTTCTTTGAATATGATGCAATCTGTCTGCGAAGATTTGAAAGAATCTGAAAATGAGAAAATTGCTTTAGTTCAAAAAACAGTTAAACAGCGACTTGCCGAAACTTTGCTTCATTTACACGATGAATTTGGTGAAGACACTGATAAAACATTAAAAGTGCAATTGACCAGAGAAGAATTAGCTGGAATTATCGGTACGGCAACAGAAAGCTGTATTCGTCTATTATCTGATTTTAATAAATTAGGTTTAATTGAATTGGTTGGAAAAAAAATTATGCTTAAAGACGTTCGCGCTTTAAAGAAATTAGCCGATAATTAA
- a CDS encoding CcoQ/FixQ family Cbb3-type cytochrome c oxidase assembly chaperone: MFEQIKHNMETISGVELYPIISLLIFFFFFVGLGIWVFSYRKEKIQEMSNIPLDEGLSVITKEI; encoded by the coding sequence ATGTTCGAACAAATAAAACACAATATGGAAACAATATCGGGTGTAGAATTATACCCGATTATTTCCCTCTTGATTTTCTTCTTCTTCTTTGTAGGATTGGGCATTTGGGTATTCTCTTATAGAAAAGAAAAAATTCAGGAAATGAGTAATATACCTTTAGATGAAGGACTTAGTGTAATTACAAAAGAGATATAA